In Vibrio diazotrophicus, the following proteins share a genomic window:
- a CDS encoding YdcF family protein has translation MSKRIYQHLETLWQYMQMGHQLQKADVIIVLGSNDTRVAEVAASLYHQGLAPLVVFSGGHGRFTEGLFERSEAVIFAEVAKDCGLPSDAILLEPRSSNSGENVLFTYELLKKKGITAKKIILVQKPYMERRAYATFMQQWPEELESLQVTSQANSFFDYLTEDLTLDFVVEALIGDFERIQNYPAKGFQIEQEIPEEVLQAYQALKPLAA, from the coding sequence ATGAGTAAACGAATTTATCAGCATTTAGAAACGCTTTGGCAATACATGCAAATGGGCCATCAGCTACAAAAAGCCGATGTCATCATTGTTCTTGGAAGCAACGATACCCGTGTCGCCGAAGTTGCAGCGTCCCTCTATCATCAAGGCTTGGCTCCTTTGGTTGTGTTCTCTGGCGGTCATGGTCGTTTCACTGAAGGATTGTTTGAGCGTAGCGAAGCAGTGATTTTTGCTGAAGTGGCAAAAGATTGCGGTTTACCAAGTGACGCAATATTGCTGGAGCCTCGCTCTTCTAACAGTGGTGAAAACGTACTTTTCACCTATGAGCTTTTAAAGAAAAAAGGCATCACAGCTAAAAAAATCATCTTGGTTCAAAAGCCGTATATGGAAAGACGAGCGTATGCGACTTTCATGCAGCAATGGCCAGAAGAACTGGAATCTCTGCAAGTCACATCTCAAGCGAATAGCTTCTTTGATTATCTGACTGAAGACCTGACATTAGACTTCGTTGTCGAAGCGCTGATTGGTGATTTTGAACGTATTCAAAATTACCCTGCGAAAGGCTTCCAGATTGAGCAGGAAATCCCAGAGGAAGTGTTACAAGCCTATCAGGCATTAAAACCTTTGGCAGCTTAA
- a CDS encoding inactive transglutaminase family protein, which yields MTSRVPFYLSVFLLIAAGIALSVLRHQNYGVPWTPGETRQIWDIEARIEFNALGKEAKVSLAAPHTQNGYTLIGETASSPGYGVSYVSDQSGRRAEWSIRQAQGPQTIYYKTQFLVDPQAKVTTVPPMQEVVKPTFEGPVETAAIALINRATERSADDISFSRELIKNLNDSESQNAALLTNKMSKVEAAEKLLSYAQIPNKVVGVIHLEDGRRRQTIQHMNQVWDGKKWVLFNPETGTQPSHPNLLVWDESNVSLLDVIGGRNSQVHFSMIAQEVSPQQATDNKVDADGLLNLSIHSLPLEEQAMFKTIMLIPIGALIVVFLRVIIGLKTSGTFMPVLIAVAFVQTQLTTGIIGFLLIVGTGLIIRSYLSKLNLLLVARISAVIIAVILIISIFTVVAFKIGLTEGLTITFFPMIILSWTIERMSILWEEEGAKEVVLQGGGSLLTAVLIYLAMTNSYVQHLTFNFIGLQLIVLGIILLLGTYTGYRITELRRFKPLVDGD from the coding sequence ATGACGTCAAGAGTTCCATTTTATCTATCAGTTTTTTTACTGATTGCAGCTGGGATTGCTTTGAGCGTACTCCGTCATCAAAATTATGGAGTACCTTGGACCCCAGGTGAAACCCGCCAGATTTGGGATATTGAAGCTAGGATAGAATTCAACGCATTAGGCAAAGAAGCTAAGGTTTCTCTTGCCGCTCCTCACACTCAAAATGGCTACACACTTATCGGCGAAACCGCCTCTTCACCCGGTTATGGGGTTTCCTATGTCAGTGACCAATCTGGCCGACGCGCAGAATGGTCTATCCGACAAGCTCAAGGTCCTCAAACGATTTACTACAAGACTCAGTTTCTTGTAGATCCTCAAGCAAAAGTCACCACTGTTCCTCCAATGCAAGAAGTGGTCAAGCCGACTTTTGAAGGTCCTGTTGAAACTGCCGCCATTGCTCTGATTAACCGCGCTACCGAACGCTCTGCTGACGATATCTCTTTCTCGCGTGAATTAATCAAAAATCTGAACGATTCTGAAAGCCAAAACGCAGCATTACTTACTAATAAGATGAGTAAAGTAGAAGCGGCGGAAAAACTACTTTCTTACGCACAGATCCCAAACAAAGTTGTGGGTGTTATTCATCTTGAAGATGGACGTCGTCGCCAGACAATTCAACACATGAACCAAGTGTGGGATGGCAAGAAATGGGTTCTTTTCAACCCAGAAACGGGCACTCAGCCTTCTCATCCAAACCTACTCGTTTGGGATGAATCGAACGTATCGCTACTTGATGTGATTGGCGGACGTAACAGCCAAGTGCACTTCAGCATGATCGCGCAAGAAGTGTCACCACAGCAAGCAACCGACAACAAAGTTGATGCTGATGGCTTGCTAAACCTATCTATTCACAGCTTGCCACTTGAAGAGCAAGCGATGTTTAAAACCATCATGCTGATCCCGATTGGCGCACTGATTGTTGTGTTCCTGCGTGTGATTATTGGTCTTAAGACATCCGGTACATTCATGCCTGTTCTAATTGCAGTTGCTTTCGTTCAGACACAGCTAACAACCGGTATTATTGGCTTCCTGCTTATCGTTGGTACGGGGCTTATCATTCGAAGTTACCTATCCAAGCTGAACTTGCTGCTGGTAGCGCGGATATCCGCCGTTATCATCGCGGTAATTTTGATAATTTCTATCTTTACCGTTGTCGCCTTCAAGATTGGCTTAACAGAAGGCTTAACTATTACGTTCTTCCCTATGATTATCCTCTCTTGGACAATCGAACGTATGTCTATTCTTTGGGAAGAAGAAGGTGCGAAAGAAGTCGTGCTGCAAGGCGGTGGCTCACTTCTAACGGCAGTATTAATTTACTTGGCAATGACCAACTCTTATGTACAGCATCTGACCTTTAACTTCATCGGTCTACAACTGATTGTTCTAGGTATCATCTTGCTTCTAGGTACATACACAGGTTACCGCATCACAGAGTTGCGTCGATTTAAGCCTCTTGTAGACGGAGATTAA
- the aspS gene encoding aspartate--tRNA ligase, which produces MRSHYCGHLNKSLAGQTVELCGWVNRRRDLGGLIFIDMRDREGIVQVVVDPDMADVFEVANQLRNEFCIKLTGEVRARPESQINKDMTTGEVEILATGLSIINRSEALPLDFNQKNSEEQRLKYRYLDLRRPEMSDRIKLRAKASSFVRRFLDSNDFLDIETPVLTKATPEGARDYLVPSRVHKGSFYALPQSPQLFKQLLMMSGFDRYYQIVKCFRDEDLRADRQPEFTQIDIETSFMSAEQVRAVTEKMIREMWLELKGVDLGEFPIMPYSEALRRFGSDKPDLRNPLELVDVADLLKDVDFKVFSGPANDENGRVAALRVPGGAALSRKQIDEYTSFVAIYGAKGLAWMKVNDLAAGAEGIQSPVAKFLTEEIIASIIERTGAQNGDIILFGADKANIVAEAIGALRLKVGKDLELTDTSAWAPLWVIDFPMFESDGEGNVAAMHHPFTSPLNMTPEELKANPTAALSNAYDMVLNGYEVGGGSVRIHDAKMQAAVFDILGIEADEQQLKFGFLLDALKFGTPPHAGLAFGLDRLVMLLCGTDNIRDVIAFPKTTAAACLMTDAPSLANPAALEELAIAVTVAKEKAE; this is translated from the coding sequence ATGCGTAGCCATTATTGTGGTCACCTGAACAAGTCCCTTGCAGGACAAACTGTGGAGCTGTGCGGTTGGGTTAACCGTCGTCGTGATTTAGGCGGTCTTATCTTCATTGATATGCGAGATCGTGAAGGTATCGTTCAGGTAGTTGTTGATCCGGATATGGCAGACGTTTTTGAAGTTGCTAACCAACTTCGTAATGAATTCTGTATCAAGTTGACGGGTGAGGTTCGCGCTCGTCCAGAAAGCCAAATCAACAAAGACATGACAACCGGTGAAGTAGAGATTCTGGCGACTGGCCTTTCTATTATCAACCGTAGTGAAGCGCTGCCTCTAGACTTCAACCAGAAGAACTCAGAAGAGCAACGCCTGAAATACCGTTATTTGGACTTACGTCGTCCAGAAATGAGCGACCGCATTAAGCTGCGTGCAAAAGCATCAAGCTTTGTTCGCCGTTTCCTAGACAGCAACGATTTCCTAGATATCGAAACACCAGTACTGACTAAAGCAACACCTGAAGGTGCTCGCGATTACTTGGTACCAAGCCGTGTTCACAAAGGTAGCTTCTACGCTCTTCCTCAATCTCCTCAGTTATTCAAACAGCTGCTGATGATGTCTGGTTTTGACCGTTACTACCAAATCGTTAAATGTTTCCGTGACGAAGATTTACGTGCTGACCGTCAGCCTGAATTCACTCAGATCGATATCGAAACTTCATTCATGAGCGCAGAACAAGTTCGTGCTGTGACTGAAAAGATGATCCGTGAAATGTGGTTAGAGCTGAAAGGTGTAGACTTGGGCGAGTTCCCAATCATGCCTTATTCAGAAGCACTGCGTCGTTTCGGTAGCGATAAGCCAGATCTACGTAACCCACTAGAATTAGTTGATGTTGCTGATCTGCTTAAAGACGTAGATTTCAAAGTATTCTCTGGTCCAGCAAACGATGAGAACGGCCGTGTGGCTGCTCTACGCGTACCTGGCGGTGCTGCACTTAGCCGTAAGCAAATTGATGAATACACGTCATTTGTCGCGATTTACGGAGCGAAAGGTTTGGCATGGATGAAGGTGAATGACCTAGCAGCAGGCGCTGAAGGCATTCAATCTCCAGTAGCGAAATTCCTGACTGAAGAGATCATTGCGTCAATCATCGAACGTACTGGCGCTCAAAATGGCGATATCATCCTATTTGGTGCAGACAAAGCGAACATCGTTGCTGAAGCAATTGGTGCGCTACGTCTGAAAGTAGGTAAAGACCTAGAGCTAACAGATACTTCAGCTTGGGCTCCGCTATGGGTTATCGACTTCCCAATGTTTGAAAGCGACGGTGAAGGTAATGTTGCAGCAATGCACCACCCATTCACGTCTCCTCTGAACATGACTCCAGAAGAGTTGAAGGCGAACCCGACTGCTGCGCTATCTAACGCATACGACATGGTACTAAACGGCTACGAAGTAGGTGGCGGTTCTGTACGTATTCACGATGCGAAAATGCAGGCAGCGGTATTCGATATCCTAGGTATTGAAGCTGACGAACAACAACTTAAGTTCGGTTTCCTATTAGATGCACTTAAGTTTGGTACGCCTCCACACGCGGGTCTTGCATTCGGTCTTGACCGTCTAGTGATGCTGCTATGTGGTACTGATAACATCCGTGATGTTATTGCGTTCCCTAAAACAACAGCTGCTGCGTGTCTGATGACAGATGCGCCAAGTTTGGCAAACCCAGCGGCTCTTGAAGAGCTGGCAATTGCTGTAACTGTTGCGAAAGAAAAAGCAGAGTAA
- a CDS encoding DUF72 domain-containing protein, giving the protein MEYPLRLGLTMWSHSFWQQHFYGSGTQASQRLEKYAQVFHTVEGNTTFYASPSPATVNNWKAATPESFRFTFKLPKSITHQNMLNGCQDELKAFMSLMEPLHNKVGMWTIQLPAAFGPTHLEQLKKFRRYFPAQFPLGVEVRHPSFFAKGEAEKALNQWLNEENIDRIIMDSRPLFSAERTSEAIIDAQQKKPRVPVHAISTGNKPMIRFIGHPEMDANMPFFEPWIQKLPTWIAEGKQPYVMIHTPDNNYAPELALAIYRRLQSVITLPDLAAFPAQNDTNQLSMF; this is encoded by the coding sequence ATGGAATACCCTCTTCGACTCGGACTGACGATGTGGTCTCACTCTTTCTGGCAGCAGCATTTCTACGGAAGTGGTACTCAAGCATCGCAACGACTCGAAAAATACGCTCAGGTATTTCATACGGTAGAAGGTAACACCACCTTTTACGCCTCTCCGTCACCTGCGACAGTCAACAATTGGAAAGCGGCAACACCAGAGTCATTCCGATTTACTTTTAAACTGCCGAAATCCATTACTCACCAGAACATGTTGAATGGTTGTCAGGACGAACTGAAAGCCTTTATGAGCTTGATGGAACCGTTACATAACAAAGTGGGCATGTGGACCATTCAACTGCCTGCTGCTTTTGGTCCAACTCATCTGGAGCAATTAAAAAAGTTTCGACGCTATTTCCCTGCTCAGTTTCCTTTAGGTGTGGAAGTGAGACACCCAAGCTTTTTCGCGAAAGGGGAAGCAGAGAAAGCGTTAAATCAATGGCTGAACGAAGAAAACATTGACCGTATCATTATGGATAGCCGTCCTCTCTTCTCGGCAGAACGCACATCCGAAGCCATTATTGATGCTCAGCAGAAAAAGCCCAGAGTGCCAGTTCATGCGATTTCGACAGGGAATAAACCGATGATTCGTTTTATCGGTCATCCTGAAATGGATGCCAATATGCCCTTCTTCGAACCATGGATTCAAAAGCTGCCAACTTGGATTGCCGAGGGCAAGCAGCCTTATGTGATGATTCACACCCCAGACAACAACTATGCTCCGGAATTAGCACTGGCAATTTACCGACGTTTGCAAAGCGTTATCACTCTGCCGGATTTAGCGGCATTCCCCGCTCAAAACGATACAAATCAACTAAGTATGTTTTAG
- a CDS encoding alpha-L-glutamate ligase-like protein: MFLNLSEYTSPFKLKRKGIMGMNKRNHAYIGRYNDRSKYPLVDDKLKTKLIAQQAGATVPKLIGVVSNQGDVKHIHEMVKDWPGFVIKPARGSGGKGILVITSHKDGVYTKPSGSTINKEDVERHVSNALAGLFSLGGKNDVAVVENLIKFDDCFDGFSYEGVPDVRIIVFKGYPVMAMMRLSTSASDGKANLHQGAVGVGIDIASGKAVRAVQFNRPVTLHPDTGKELNTLQVPHWQRLLTLAASAWEMTGLGYMGTDMVLDKEEGPMVLELNARPGLAIQIANGAGLLPRLQHIESLGTPMIYPSAEERVAYAAKHFGAKEE, encoded by the coding sequence ATGTTTCTTAATCTCTCAGAATACACATCGCCCTTTAAGCTAAAGCGCAAAGGGATTATGGGAATGAACAAGCGTAACCACGCTTATATTGGTCGCTACAACGACCGTTCTAAATACCCATTGGTGGATGACAAGCTAAAAACAAAGCTCATTGCTCAACAAGCGGGTGCAACAGTACCAAAGCTAATTGGTGTGGTGAGTAACCAAGGTGACGTAAAGCATATCCATGAGATGGTCAAAGACTGGCCGGGATTTGTTATCAAACCCGCTCGTGGTAGCGGCGGTAAAGGGATTCTGGTTATCACGTCACACAAAGATGGCGTGTATACCAAACCGTCCGGTTCAACCATCAACAAAGAAGACGTAGAACGCCATGTGAGTAACGCACTGGCTGGCTTGTTCTCTTTAGGTGGTAAGAATGACGTAGCAGTGGTTGAAAACCTGATTAAGTTTGATGACTGTTTTGACGGCTTCAGTTACGAAGGCGTGCCTGATGTACGTATTATCGTATTTAAAGGCTACCCAGTAATGGCAATGATGCGTCTTTCCACATCCGCTTCTGACGGTAAAGCGAACTTGCACCAAGGTGCTGTTGGCGTGGGTATTGATATTGCGTCAGGTAAAGCGGTGCGTGCTGTTCAGTTCAACCGCCCTGTCACACTTCACCCTGATACCGGTAAAGAGCTGAATACACTTCAGGTACCACACTGGCAACGCTTGTTAACTCTTGCGGCAAGTGCTTGGGAAATGACGGGCCTTGGCTATATGGGTACAGATATGGTGCTCGACAAAGAAGAAGGGCCTATGGTGTTAGAACTTAACGCCCGCCCCGGCCTAGCGATTCAAATCGCCAACGGTGCTGGTCTTCTGCCTCGTCTGCAACATATTGAAAGCCTCGGTACGCCGATGATTTACCCATCAGCAGAAGAGCGTGTTGCTTACGCTGCCAAACATTTTGGAGCCAAAGAAGAGTAA
- a CDS encoding ATP-dependent zinc protease family protein: MFKRIAPIVALGFLSGCTLMNGDEYHQATLTAIQQSNAQITNEITNLQLQLSNQNDYIDSLESKVLTLADDVKGLKVIAEKRVPKSVNKKSPTSKQLLVSKPQPQHKLVLGEIEHVEIKALDQIFDARVDTGAATSSLNAIDISEFERNGKQWVRFHLSDGENKPDDSNWIESPIVRYVRIRQSTNEETERRAVVQLWVKIGSINEKTEFTLADRSQMSHPILLGREFIRDIAVVDVSRKYIHTATN, encoded by the coding sequence ATGTTTAAGCGCATAGCACCAATCGTAGCTCTAGGCTTTCTTTCTGGTTGTACCCTAATGAATGGTGATGAATATCATCAAGCTACTCTTACTGCGATTCAGCAGTCAAATGCCCAAATCACTAATGAAATAACCAATTTACAGCTTCAACTTAGCAATCAGAATGACTATATCGATAGCCTAGAAAGCAAAGTTCTGACTTTAGCGGATGATGTGAAAGGACTAAAAGTCATCGCAGAGAAGCGTGTACCGAAAAGTGTTAATAAGAAGTCTCCGACCTCTAAACAACTACTTGTGTCTAAGCCACAACCGCAACATAAACTGGTGCTGGGTGAAATCGAACACGTAGAAATCAAAGCGCTTGACCAAATCTTCGATGCCCGTGTCGATACTGGCGCAGCGACGTCTTCACTCAACGCCATTGATATTTCGGAATTTGAGCGCAACGGCAAGCAATGGGTTCGCTTCCATTTATCAGACGGAGAGAACAAACCTGATGATTCTAATTGGATAGAATCGCCAATTGTACGTTACGTACGAATCCGCCAATCAACCAATGAAGAGACTGAAAGACGTGCAGTTGTTCAGCTATGGGTCAAAATTGGTAGCATCAACGAAAAAACAGAATTTACGCTGGCAGACCGCTCTCAAATGAGCCATCCTATCTTGCTAGGGCGCGAGTTTATTCGTGATATAGCTGTAGTGGATGTGAGTCGTAAGTACATTCATACAGCGACAAACTAA
- a CDS encoding NAD(P)H-binding protein: protein MKRIAIIGAGWLGLPLAKQLDTLGHSVIASRTSDSGLLELEKNGIAGFVCDLNNPQALADTLSEYNIDTVVGSFPPGFRRGQGDEYITQWQALTEQASSAGVSKLVMISSTTVYPDRAQDMYEQDASLELATNNDEFSANAKKMLQAEQTVIDSGLDYVIVRCSGLIGPDRHPARFASRLKQVSRLAPANMLHLYDAIGATVFAIEHLNHTVVNATTPATVSKAEFYQAALKAANLDEELPPIVDVADKRIVSDKLIKAGYKFHYSHTLEAL from the coding sequence ATGAAACGAATCGCTATTATTGGAGCCGGCTGGTTGGGTCTGCCATTAGCCAAACAGCTAGATACGCTAGGCCATTCGGTGATCGCAAGCAGGACGTCTGACTCAGGTTTGTTAGAACTGGAAAAAAACGGAATCGCTGGTTTTGTTTGTGACCTCAATAACCCTCAAGCTCTTGCTGATACGCTTTCCGAATACAACATTGATACCGTTGTTGGTAGCTTTCCTCCGGGCTTTCGCCGTGGACAAGGGGATGAATACATTACCCAATGGCAAGCTTTAACCGAGCAAGCTAGCTCTGCGGGAGTCAGTAAGTTGGTCATGATAAGTTCAACCACTGTCTATCCAGACCGCGCTCAAGACATGTATGAACAAGATGCTTCTCTTGAACTGGCTACAAATAACGATGAATTCTCAGCCAATGCGAAGAAGATGTTGCAGGCGGAACAAACTGTAATAGACTCTGGCTTGGATTACGTCATTGTTCGATGCAGTGGTCTTATTGGACCCGATCGCCACCCTGCCCGCTTTGCTTCAAGGTTAAAACAGGTCAGTCGATTGGCACCAGCAAACATGCTGCACCTTTATGATGCTATCGGAGCGACGGTTTTTGCTATCGAGCACCTCAACCATACGGTAGTCAATGCCACCACTCCTGCGACAGTAAGCAAAGCCGAGTTCTATCAAGCCGCTCTTAAAGCCGCAAATTTGGATGAAGAACTCCCTCCGATTGTTGATGTTGCAGACAAGCGAATTGTCAGCGACAAACTCATTAAAGCGGGATACAAGTTTCACTATTCTCACACTCTGGAGGCCTTGTAA
- the cmoB gene encoding tRNA 5-methoxyuridine(34)/uridine 5-oxyacetic acid(34) synthase CmoB, whose protein sequence is MLNFANVYQLLAQDTRLQPWLNVLPQQLTDWQQQPHGDLDRWLRALNKISSSQPDHIDLKESVTVSNSEPLSDGEQKKLENLLKTFHPWRKGPYHLHGIHIDTEWRSDWKWDRLLPHISPLKNRSVLDVGCGNGYHMWRMLGEGAYQVIGIDPSELFLVQFEAVRKLMGDNQKVHLLPLGIEQLPELKAFDTVFSMGVLYHRRSPIDHLIQLKNQLVSGGELVLETLVIEGDENAVLVPFDRYAQMRNVYFFPSALALKAWLEKVGFEDVRIVDENVTSLGEQRSTEWMTHNSLPDYIDPNDPTKTVEGYPAPRRAILVAKNP, encoded by the coding sequence ATGTTGAATTTTGCTAATGTCTATCAATTGCTTGCACAAGACACACGCCTGCAACCTTGGCTTAATGTCTTGCCTCAACAACTTACTGACTGGCAACAACAACCTCACGGTGACTTGGATCGTTGGTTGCGAGCTTTAAACAAAATTTCTAGCTCACAACCTGATCATATAGACCTAAAAGAGTCGGTAACTGTCAGCAACAGTGAACCTCTGTCTGATGGTGAACAGAAAAAACTGGAGAACTTGCTCAAGACTTTCCACCCTTGGCGTAAAGGTCCTTACCACCTGCACGGTATTCATATCGATACTGAATGGCGCTCAGACTGGAAATGGGATCGTCTGCTTCCGCATATTTCTCCGTTAAAGAACCGTTCCGTATTGGATGTGGGTTGTGGTAACGGCTACCATATGTGGCGCATGCTCGGTGAAGGTGCATATCAAGTAATTGGTATTGACCCTTCTGAGTTATTCCTAGTCCAGTTCGAAGCTGTACGTAAGCTGATGGGTGACAATCAGAAGGTGCACTTGCTTCCTCTTGGTATTGAGCAACTTCCTGAGCTGAAAGCGTTTGATACTGTATTCAGCATGGGCGTGCTGTATCACCGTCGCTCTCCGATTGACCATTTGATCCAATTGAAGAACCAGCTTGTGTCTGGTGGTGAATTAGTATTAGAGACACTTGTCATCGAAGGCGATGAAAACGCCGTATTGGTTCCGTTTGACCGCTACGCACAGATGCGCAATGTCTACTTCTTCCCATCCGCTTTAGCATTAAAAGCATGGTTAGAAAAAGTGGGCTTTGAAGACGTAAGAATCGTTGATGAGAACGTGACATCACTTGGTGAACAACGTAGCACCGAATGGATGACGCACAACTCTCTGCCAGATTACATCGACCCGAATGATCCGACCAAAACGGTCGAAGGTTATCCAGCACCACGTCGTGCAATTCTGGTTGCTAAAAACCCTTAA
- the cmoA gene encoding carboxy-S-adenosyl-L-methionine synthase CmoA, with the protein MSPKDTIFSAPIDKIGDFTFDERVVEVFPDMIQRSVPGYSNIISAIGMLAERFVKPNTQVYDLGCSLGAATLSIRRHIQQEGCNIIAVDNSHAMVERCKLHVNAYRSDTPVEVIEADIRDIEISNASMVVLNFTLQFLSPEDRYSLLEKIYAGLRPGGILIVSEKFVFNNESAHELLIDLHHDFKRANGYSELEISQKRSAIENVMLPDSIELHKERFAKLGFSSFEVWFQCFNFGSMFAIK; encoded by the coding sequence ATGAGCCCAAAAGACACTATCTTTTCTGCCCCAATCGATAAGATTGGCGATTTCACGTTTGATGAGCGTGTGGTTGAAGTGTTCCCAGATATGATTCAGCGCTCAGTTCCTGGCTATAGCAACATCATCTCTGCTATTGGCATGTTGGCTGAACGATTTGTAAAACCGAACACTCAAGTGTACGACTTAGGTTGTTCGCTTGGTGCTGCGACGCTTTCCATTCGCCGTCACATTCAACAGGAAGGCTGTAACATCATCGCAGTTGATAACTCTCATGCGATGGTTGAACGCTGCAAGCTGCACGTCAACGCTTACCGCTCTGACACACCAGTAGAAGTGATTGAAGCGGATATCCGCGATATCGAAATCAGCAATGCGTCTATGGTGGTACTGAACTTCACTTTGCAATTTCTATCACCAGAAGATCGCTATTCTTTGCTGGAAAAAATCTATGCTGGTTTGCGTCCAGGTGGCATTTTGATTGTGTCTGAGAAGTTTGTATTCAATAACGAAAGCGCTCATGAGCTGCTTATTGACCTGCACCATGATTTCAAACGTGCAAACGGCTACAGTGAGCTGGAAATCAGCCAAAAGCGCAGCGCGATTGAAAACGTTATGCTCCCAGACTCTATCGAATTACATAAAGAGCGTTTCGCAAAATTAGGCTTCTCAAGCTTCGAAGTTTGGTTCCAGTGCTTTAACTTTGGCTCTATGTTTGCCATCAAATAA
- a CDS encoding thymidine kinase → MAQMYFYYSAMNAGKSTTLLQSSFNYQERGMTPVIFTAAIDDRYGIGKVSSRIGLEAEAHLFQAETNLFDVIKSLNEDEKRHCVLVDECQFLSKEQVYQLTEVVDKLHIPVLCYGLRTDFLGELFEGSKYLLSWADKLVELKTICHCGRKANMVIRTDEHGNAISEGDQVAIGGNDKYVSVCRMHYKEALGK, encoded by the coding sequence TTGGCTCAGATGTATTTTTACTACTCTGCAATGAATGCAGGTAAATCAACCACACTGCTGCAATCGTCTTTTAACTATCAAGAACGTGGGATGACACCTGTTATCTTTACCGCAGCAATTGATGACCGCTATGGCATTGGTAAAGTGAGCTCACGTATTGGTCTGGAAGCAGAGGCACATCTATTTCAAGCCGAAACAAACCTTTTTGATGTGATCAAAAGTCTTAATGAAGATGAAAAGCGTCATTGCGTACTGGTTGATGAGTGTCAGTTTCTGTCTAAAGAGCAGGTTTATCAATTAACAGAAGTGGTTGATAAGCTTCATATCCCAGTGCTGTGTTATGGCCTGCGTACAGACTTCCTTGGTGAATTGTTTGAAGGTAGTAAGTATCTACTTTCATGGGCAGATAAGCTGGTGGAACTGAAAACCATCTGTCATTGCGGACGCAAAGCGAACATGGTTATCCGCACCGATGAACATGGCAATGCGATCTCCGAAGGTGATCAGGTTGCGATTGGTGGTAACGATAAATACGTCTCTGTGTGCCGAATGCATTACAAAGAAGCATTGGGTAAATAG